The Canis lupus dingo isolate Sandy chromosome 11, ASM325472v2, whole genome shotgun sequence genome includes a region encoding these proteins:
- the TPM2 gene encoding tropomyosin beta chain isoform X4 yields the protein MDAIKKKMQMLKLDKENAIDRAEQAEADKKQAEDRCKQLEEEQQALQKKLKGTEDEVEKYSESVKDAQEKLEQAEKKATDAEADVASLNRRIQLVEEELDRAQERLATALQKLEEAEKAADESERGMKVIENRAMKDEEKMELQEMQLKEAKHIAEDSDRKYEEVARKLVILEGELERSEERAEVAESKCGDLEEELKIVTNNLKSLEAQADKYSTKEDKYEEEIKLLEEKLKEAETRAEFAERSVAKLEKTIDDLEETLASAKEENVEIHQTLDQTLLELNNL from the exons ATGGACGCGATCAAGAAGAAGATGCAGATGCTAAAGCTGGACAAGGAGAATGCCATCGACCGTGCGGAGCAGGCCGAGGCCGACAAGAAGCAGGCTGAGGACCGCTGCAAGCAG ctggaggaggagcagcaggcccTCCAGAAGAAGCTGAAAGGAACAGAGGATGAGGTGGAAAAGTATTCTGAGTCGGTGAAGGACGCCCAGGAAAAACTGGAGCAGGCTGAGAAGAAGGCCACCGAC GCCGAGGCAGATGTGGCCTCCCTGAACCGCCGCATTCAGCTGGTAGAGGAGGAGCTGGACCGGGCGCAAGAGCGCCTGGCTACAGCCCTACAGAAGCTGGAGGAGGCTGAGAAGGCAGCTGACGAGAGTGAGAG aGGAATGAAGGTCATCGAAAACCGAGCCATGAAGGATGAGGAAAAGATGGAGCTGCAGGAGATGCAACTGAAGGAGGCCAAGCACATCGCTGAGGATTCAGACCGCAAATATGAGGAG GTGGCCAGGAAGCTGGTGATCCTAGAAGGAGAGCTGGAGCGCtcagaagagagagcagaggtgGCTGAGAG TAAATGTGGGGACCTAGAGGAGGAGCTGAAAATTGTTACCAACAACTTGAAATCTCTGGAAGCCCAAGCGGACAAG TATTccaccaaagaagataaatatgaaGAGGAGATCAAATTGCTGGAGGAGAAGCTAAAAGAG GCTGAAACCCGAGCAGAGTTTGCCGAGAGGTCTGTGGCAAAGTTGGAGAAGACCATCGATGACCTGGAAG AGACCTTGGCCAGTGCCAAGGAGGAGAACGTGGAGATTCACCAGACTCTTGACCAGACCCTGCTGGAGCTCAACAACCTGTGA
- the TPM2 gene encoding tropomyosin beta chain isoform X1 translates to MDAIKKKMQMLKLDKENAIDRAEQAEADKKQAEDRCKQLEEEQQALQKKLKGTEDEVEKYSESVKDAQEKLEQAEKKATDAEADVASLNRRIQLVEEELDRAQERLATALQKLEEAEKAADESERGMKVIENRAMKDEEKMELQEMQLKEAKHIAEDSDRKYEEVARKLVILEGELERSEERAEVAESRARQLEEELRTMDQALKSLMASEEEYSTKEDKYEEEIKLLEEKLKEAETRAEFAERSVAKLEKTIDDLEETLASAKEENVEIHQTLDQTLLELNNL, encoded by the exons ATGGACGCGATCAAGAAGAAGATGCAGATGCTAAAGCTGGACAAGGAGAATGCCATCGACCGTGCGGAGCAGGCCGAGGCCGACAAGAAGCAGGCTGAGGACCGCTGCAAGCAG ctggaggaggagcagcaggcccTCCAGAAGAAGCTGAAAGGAACAGAGGATGAGGTGGAAAAGTATTCTGAGTCGGTGAAGGACGCCCAGGAAAAACTGGAGCAGGCTGAGAAGAAGGCCACCGAC GCCGAGGCAGATGTGGCCTCCCTGAACCGCCGCATTCAGCTGGTAGAGGAGGAGCTGGACCGGGCGCAAGAGCGCCTGGCTACAGCCCTACAGAAGCTGGAGGAGGCTGAGAAGGCAGCTGACGAGAGTGAGAG aGGAATGAAGGTCATCGAAAACCGAGCCATGAAGGATGAGGAAAAGATGGAGCTGCAGGAGATGCAACTGAAGGAGGCCAAGCACATCGCTGAGGATTCAGACCGCAAATATGAGGAG GTGGCCAGGAAGCTGGTGATCCTAGAAGGAGAGCTGGAGCGCtcagaagagagagcagaggtgGCTGAGAG CCGAGCCAGGCAGCTGGAGGAGGAACTCCGAACCATGGACCAGGCCCTCAAGTCCCTGATGGCCTCAGAGGAGGAG TATTccaccaaagaagataaatatgaaGAGGAGATCAAATTGCTGGAGGAGAAGCTAAAAGAG GCTGAAACCCGAGCAGAGTTTGCCGAGAGGTCTGTGGCAAAGTTGGAGAAGACCATCGATGACCTGGAAG AGACCTTGGCCAGTGCCAAGGAGGAGAACGTGGAGATTCACCAGACTCTTGACCAGACCCTGCTGGAGCTCAACAACCTGTGA
- the TPM2 gene encoding tropomyosin beta chain isoform X3, with the protein MDAIKKKMQMLKLDKENAIDRAEQAEADKKQAEDRCKQLEEEQQALQKKLKGTEDEVEKYSESVKDAQEKLEQAEKKATDAEADVASLNRRIQLVEEELDRAQERLATALQKLEEAEKAADESERGMKVIENRAMKDEEKMELQEMQLKEAKHIAEDSDRKYEEVARKLVILEGELERSEERAEVAESKCGDLEEELKIVTNNLKSLEAQADKYSTKEDKYEEEIKLLEEKLKEAETRAEFAERSVAKLEKTIDDLEDEVYAQKMKYKAISEELDNALNDITSL; encoded by the exons ATGGACGCGATCAAGAAGAAGATGCAGATGCTAAAGCTGGACAAGGAGAATGCCATCGACCGTGCGGAGCAGGCCGAGGCCGACAAGAAGCAGGCTGAGGACCGCTGCAAGCAG ctggaggaggagcagcaggcccTCCAGAAGAAGCTGAAAGGAACAGAGGATGAGGTGGAAAAGTATTCTGAGTCGGTGAAGGACGCCCAGGAAAAACTGGAGCAGGCTGAGAAGAAGGCCACCGAC GCCGAGGCAGATGTGGCCTCCCTGAACCGCCGCATTCAGCTGGTAGAGGAGGAGCTGGACCGGGCGCAAGAGCGCCTGGCTACAGCCCTACAGAAGCTGGAGGAGGCTGAGAAGGCAGCTGACGAGAGTGAGAG aGGAATGAAGGTCATCGAAAACCGAGCCATGAAGGATGAGGAAAAGATGGAGCTGCAGGAGATGCAACTGAAGGAGGCCAAGCACATCGCTGAGGATTCAGACCGCAAATATGAGGAG GTGGCCAGGAAGCTGGTGATCCTAGAAGGAGAGCTGGAGCGCtcagaagagagagcagaggtgGCTGAGAG TAAATGTGGGGACCTAGAGGAGGAGCTGAAAATTGTTACCAACAACTTGAAATCTCTGGAAGCCCAAGCGGACAAG TATTccaccaaagaagataaatatgaaGAGGAGATCAAATTGCTGGAGGAGAAGCTAAAAGAG GCTGAAACCCGAGCAGAGTTTGCCGAGAGGTCTGTGGCAAAGTTGGAGAAGACCATCGATGACCTGGAAG ATGAAGTCTATGCACAGAAGATGAAGTACAAGGCTATCAGCGAGGAGCTGGACAACGCACTCAACGACATCACCTCCCTCTGA
- the ARHGEF39 gene encoding rho guanine nucleotide exchange factor 39 isoform X2 encodes METSGAGGRCPVQEQRARWERKRTCTARELLQTERRYQEQLGLVATYFVGILRAKGTLRAAERHALFGPWELIYGASQDLLPYLEGGHWGQGLESFCPHLELYTQFAANAEKSRTTLQEQLKKNKRFRRFVRLQEGRPEFGSLRLQDLLPLPLQRLQQYENLVMALAENTVPSSPDHQQLTRAARLISETAQRVHSIGQRQRNDQHLRRIQALLSGRQAKGLTSGRWFLRQGWLLVVPPRGEPRPRMFFLFSDVLLMAKPRPPLHLLQSGTFACRALYPMAQCQLHRVFGHSGGPCGGLLSLSFPHEKLLLMCTDQEELLHWHHSLTLAISQKN; translated from the exons ATGGAGACGTCGGGCGCCGGCGGACGGTGCCCGGTGCAAGAGCAGCGTGCCCGCTGGGAGCGGAAGCGCACCTGCACTGCCCGGGAGCTGCTGCAGACCGAGCGGCGCTACCAGGAACAGCTGGGGCTGGTGGCCACG TACTTCGTGGGGATTCTGAGAGCCAAGGGCACCCTGCGAGCGGCCGAGCGCCACGCCCTGTTTGGGCCCTGGGAGCTCATTTACGGCGCCAGCCA AGACCTGCTTCCCTACCTTGAAGGAGGGCACTGGGGACAGGGGCTGGAAAGCTTCTGCCCTCACCTTGAGCTCTACACCCAGTTCGCTGCCAACGCAGAGAAGTCGCGGACCACCCTGCAG GAGCAACTAAAGAAGAACAAACGTTTCCGGAGGTTTGTGCGACTTCAGGAAGGCCGCCCTGAGTTTGGGAGCCTTCGTCTTCAGgacctgctccctctgcctctgcagagACTCCAGCA GTATGAGAATCTTGTCATGGCTTTGGCTGAAAATACAGTTCCTAGCAGCCCTGACCACCAGCAGCTCACAC GGGCTGCCCGGCTGATAAGTGAGACTGCCCAGAGAGTCCACAGCATTGGTCAGAGACAGAGGAATGACCAGCACCTCCGGCGCATTCAGGCTTTGCTCAGCGGCCGCCAGGCAAAAGGACTCACCTCAG gTCGCTGGTTCCTGCGCCAGGGCTGGCTGTTGGTAGTgcctccccgtggggagcctcgGCCCCGAatgttcttcctcttctctgatgTGCTCCTCATGGCCAAACCTCGACCCCCACTGCACCTGCTGCAGAGTGGCACCTTTGCCTGCCGTGCCCTCTATCCCATGGCCCAGTGTCAACTCCACAGGGTCTTTGGCCACTCAGGAGGCCCCTGTGGTGGACTGCTCAGT CTGTCCTTTCCCCACGAGAAGCTACTGCTTATGTGCACTGACCAGGAGGAGCTGTTGCACTGGCACCACAGTTTGACTTTGGCCATCAG TCAGAAGAACTAG
- the ARHGEF39 gene encoding rho guanine nucleotide exchange factor 39 isoform X1: METSGAGGRCPVQEQRARWERKRTCTARELLQTERRYQEQLGLVATYFVGILRAKGTLRAAERHALFGPWELIYGASQDLLPYLEGGHWGQGLESFCPHLELYTQFAANAEKSRTTLQEQLKKNKRFRRFVRLQEGRPEFGSLRLQDLLPLPLQRLQQYENLVMALAENTVPSSPDHQQLTRAARLISETAQRVHSIGQRQRNDQHLRRIQALLSGRQAKGLTSGRWFLRQGWLLVVPPRGEPRPRMFFLFSDVLLMAKPRPPLHLLQSGTFACRALYPMAQCQLHRVFGHSGGPCGGLLSLSFPHEKLLLMCTDQEELLHWHHSLTLAISSQKN, from the exons ATGGAGACGTCGGGCGCCGGCGGACGGTGCCCGGTGCAAGAGCAGCGTGCCCGCTGGGAGCGGAAGCGCACCTGCACTGCCCGGGAGCTGCTGCAGACCGAGCGGCGCTACCAGGAACAGCTGGGGCTGGTGGCCACG TACTTCGTGGGGATTCTGAGAGCCAAGGGCACCCTGCGAGCGGCCGAGCGCCACGCCCTGTTTGGGCCCTGGGAGCTCATTTACGGCGCCAGCCA AGACCTGCTTCCCTACCTTGAAGGAGGGCACTGGGGACAGGGGCTGGAAAGCTTCTGCCCTCACCTTGAGCTCTACACCCAGTTCGCTGCCAACGCAGAGAAGTCGCGGACCACCCTGCAG GAGCAACTAAAGAAGAACAAACGTTTCCGGAGGTTTGTGCGACTTCAGGAAGGCCGCCCTGAGTTTGGGAGCCTTCGTCTTCAGgacctgctccctctgcctctgcagagACTCCAGCA GTATGAGAATCTTGTCATGGCTTTGGCTGAAAATACAGTTCCTAGCAGCCCTGACCACCAGCAGCTCACAC GGGCTGCCCGGCTGATAAGTGAGACTGCCCAGAGAGTCCACAGCATTGGTCAGAGACAGAGGAATGACCAGCACCTCCGGCGCATTCAGGCTTTGCTCAGCGGCCGCCAGGCAAAAGGACTCACCTCAG gTCGCTGGTTCCTGCGCCAGGGCTGGCTGTTGGTAGTgcctccccgtggggagcctcgGCCCCGAatgttcttcctcttctctgatgTGCTCCTCATGGCCAAACCTCGACCCCCACTGCACCTGCTGCAGAGTGGCACCTTTGCCTGCCGTGCCCTCTATCCCATGGCCCAGTGTCAACTCCACAGGGTCTTTGGCCACTCAGGAGGCCCCTGTGGTGGACTGCTCAGT CTGTCCTTTCCCCACGAGAAGCTACTGCTTATGTGCACTGACCAGGAGGAGCTGTTGCACTGGCACCACAGTTTGACTTTGGCCATCAG CAGTCAGAAGAACTAG
- the TPM2 gene encoding tropomyosin beta chain isoform X2, whose amino-acid sequence MDAIKKKMQMLKLDKENAIDRAEQAEADKKQAEDRCKQLEEEQQALQKKLKGTEDEVEKYSESVKDAQEKLEQAEKKATDAEADVASLNRRIQLVEEELDRAQERLATALQKLEEAEKAADESERGMKVIENRAMKDEEKMELQEMQLKEAKHIAEDSDRKYEEVARKLVILEGELERSEERAEVAESRARQLEEELRTMDQALKSLMASEEEYSTKEDKYEEEIKLLEEKLKEAETRAEFAERSVAKLEKTIDDLEDEVYAQKMKYKAISEELDNALNDITSL is encoded by the exons ATGGACGCGATCAAGAAGAAGATGCAGATGCTAAAGCTGGACAAGGAGAATGCCATCGACCGTGCGGAGCAGGCCGAGGCCGACAAGAAGCAGGCTGAGGACCGCTGCAAGCAG ctggaggaggagcagcaggcccTCCAGAAGAAGCTGAAAGGAACAGAGGATGAGGTGGAAAAGTATTCTGAGTCGGTGAAGGACGCCCAGGAAAAACTGGAGCAGGCTGAGAAGAAGGCCACCGAC GCCGAGGCAGATGTGGCCTCCCTGAACCGCCGCATTCAGCTGGTAGAGGAGGAGCTGGACCGGGCGCAAGAGCGCCTGGCTACAGCCCTACAGAAGCTGGAGGAGGCTGAGAAGGCAGCTGACGAGAGTGAGAG aGGAATGAAGGTCATCGAAAACCGAGCCATGAAGGATGAGGAAAAGATGGAGCTGCAGGAGATGCAACTGAAGGAGGCCAAGCACATCGCTGAGGATTCAGACCGCAAATATGAGGAG GTGGCCAGGAAGCTGGTGATCCTAGAAGGAGAGCTGGAGCGCtcagaagagagagcagaggtgGCTGAGAG CCGAGCCAGGCAGCTGGAGGAGGAACTCCGAACCATGGACCAGGCCCTCAAGTCCCTGATGGCCTCAGAGGAGGAG TATTccaccaaagaagataaatatgaaGAGGAGATCAAATTGCTGGAGGAGAAGCTAAAAGAG GCTGAAACCCGAGCAGAGTTTGCCGAGAGGTCTGTGGCAAAGTTGGAGAAGACCATCGATGACCTGGAAG ATGAAGTCTATGCACAGAAGATGAAGTACAAGGCTATCAGCGAGGAGCTGGACAACGCACTCAACGACATCACCTCCCTCTGA
- the CA9 gene encoding carbonic anhydrase 9: MAPLCPSPWLPLLIPAPSLGPGVQLLLILPLLVPVHPQSLSRIQGTPGLGGDSSGEDDQLDEENLPSEEDPHGEEDPPGEEDPPGEEDPPGEEDPSGMKTEPGKEDSLKLEDLPTVEAPRDTPGSQNNAHRHNKGDDHSHWRYGGDPPWPQVSPACAGRFQSPVDIRPQLAALSPALPPLELLGFELPPLPELRLRNNGHTVQLTLPPGLEMALGPGREYRALQLHLHWGAAGRPGSEHTVDGHRFPAEIHVVHISTAFAKVEEALGRPGGLAVLAAFLQEGPEENSAYEQLLSHLEEITEEDSETWVPGLDVSALLPSDLSRYFRYEGSLTTPPCAQGVIWTVFNQTVRLSAKQLHTLSGSLWGPDDSRLQLNFRATQPLNGRIIEASFPAQVESSPRSFEPVHLNSCLGAGDILAVVFGLLFAVTSIAFIVQMRKQGRLRNGTKGNVSYHPAEVTETVA, translated from the exons ATGGCTCCCCTGTGCCCCAGTCCCTGGCTCCCTCTGTTGATCCCAGCCCCTTCTCTGGGCCCTGGTGTGCAACTGCTGCTGATCCTGCCACTCCTGGTTCCTGTCCATCCCCAGAGCCTGTCCCGGATACAGGGGACACCCGGGTTGGGAGGAGATTCATCTGGAGAGGATGATCAATTGGATGAGGAAAACCTACCCAGTGAAGAGGATCCACATGGAGAGGAGGACCCGCCTGGAGAGGAGGATCCACCTGGAGAGGAAGACCCACCTGGAGAGGAGGACCCATCTGGAATGAAGACTGAACCAGGAAAAGAGGACTCTCTGAAGTTAGAGGATCTACCTACTGTTGAGGCGCCCAGGGACACCCCAGGCTCCCAGAATAATGCCCACAGGCACAACAAAG GGGATGACCACAGTCATTGGCGCTATGGAG GAGACCCGCCCTggccccaggtgtccccagcctGCGCGGGCCGCTTCCAGTCGCCCGTAGATATCCGGCCCCAGCTCGCCGCCTTGAGCCCGGCGCTGCCCCCGCTGGAGCTCCTGGGCTTTGAGCTCCCGCCACTCCCAGAACTGCGCCTGCGCAACAATGGCCACACCG TGCAGCTGACCCTGCCTCCGGGGCTGGAGATGGCCCTGGGCCCCGGGCGGGAGTACCGGGCCCTGCAGTTGCACCTGCACTGGGGGGCCGCGGGCCGCCCGGGCTCGGAGCACACGGTCGACGGCCACCGTTTCCCAGCCGAG ATCCACGTGGTTCACATCAGCACTGCATTTGCCAAAGTTGAGGAGGCCTTGGGACGCCCGGGGGGGCTGGCCGTGTTGGCCGCCTTTCTGCAG GAGGGTCCAGAAGAAAACAGTGCCTATGAGCAGTTGCTGTCACATTTGGAAGAAATCACTGAAGAAG ACTCAGAGACTTGGGTCCCAGGACTGGATGTATCCGCGCTGCTGCCCTCTGACCTCAGCCGCTACTTCCGCTATGAGGGGTCTCTAACCACACCCCCCTGTGCCCAGGGGGTCATCTGGACTGTGTTCAACCAGACAGTGAGGCTGAGTGCTaagcag CTCCACACCctctctggctccctgtggggacctgatGACTCTCGGCTACAGCTGAACTTCCGAGCCACACAGCCTTTGAATGGGCGAATAATCGAGGCCTCCTTCCCTGCTCAAGTGGAGAGCAGCCCCAGGTCTTTTGAGCCAG tccACCTGAATTCCTGCCTTGGTGCTG gtgACATCCTGGCCGTGGTTTTTGGCCTCCTCTTTGCTGTCACCAGCATCGCCTTCATTGTGCAAATGAGAAAGCAGGGAAG ACTCCGGAATGGGACCAAAGGGAATGTTAGCTATCACCCAGCAGAGGTCACAGAGACTGTTGCCTAG